Genomic segment of Paraburkholderia agricolaris:
CAAGATGTTCCCGTCAAGTTGGACATCTGGCGGTATTGTGTAACTCATGGATTTTAGAGCCCATGGCGGAGCGGCACGTGATAGCCGGCGACTGACCGACGGAGTGGCTTGATGCCGCTCATCCGACGGCTTAATGAAGTCAGCCATACCGCCCAAACCATCAGGCGAGAACCAGAGCTCAAACGCGTCGCGATAAAGGTCGCGGTCTGCCTCCCGTGAGACCAGAACTGCTTCTAAAGCATCCTTGATATCGCCTCTATTGTCGACGCCAACCCATTCCAGAGCTCGTAGGCCGACCGTCATACGGTCGATGTCGACCGGAATGCCAGCGCGCCGGAGTGCTGAAGCGAACCCTAAATAACGGTCGATAAAAGCCCCACCGGCTGCGTCACCTGTGCTGGTCTGAGTCCGGACCATTCAAACTCCAGTGGATTCCGTTTCGCGAATCAGTGTCTCGACCTGATTTGTCGACAAAGCTGCAATGTCGTGAGGATCCTTAAACAAGACGCCTGAGGTATCAGATACGGCTGCGGCACTTAGTTTTTCGATGCCCATCAGGTGAAGTGACTGAGCCCACTCGACCGCTTCGGCAACACCGGGGAGACGATTGAAGTCGATATCCTCGCCGCGTGCGCGCAACAGCGAGACGAATCTGGCCACCTGGCACGCGAGCCCTTCCTTAACGGATAGCGCACGCGACAAGATGATTTCCACCTCCTGCTCGTAGGGCGGAAATTCAATCCATTGATAGAGGCAGCGCCGTTTTAATGCATCACCCAAATCGCGAGTTCGGTTTCCGGTCAGAATCGTTATGGGCGCAATCGCGGCCGAAACAACGCCGAACTCGGGAATTGTGAGCTGGTACTCTCCGAGATATTCCAGGAGGAAAGCCTCAAAGGGTTCATCTGCGCGGTCCACTTCATCGATAAGCAGAACAGCGCCCGGCGGCTGCGCACGCAATGTTTGTAGAAGCGGGCGCTCCAGAAGGAAGCGCGGGTCATAAAAGGACTTCTCCACGTCAGCGATTGAGCCTCCTGTGGCCTCCATCGCACGTGCGTGCAATAACTGGGCCGAGTAGTTCCACTCGTAAGCCGCTTGCCGTTGTTCGAGCCCCTCGTAGCACTGGAGTCGAATCAGACGGCGCCCCAGAGCGGCTGCCAAAGATTTCGCCAGTTCGGTTTTTCCAACGCCAGGCGCACCCTCAAGCAACAACGGCCGGCGGAGATTTGCAGCGAGAAATACCGCGGTCGCAAGGCGTCTTCCCGCAAAATAGCCTACGTCCCGTAAAGCGGATTTCACGTTATCTATCGAACTCAGGGGGGAGCACTCTTCTTCATTTTCCCGATCGCCAGGAAGGGGGACGGTCATGCTTCCATCCCTTTTTCGACAGTGTTCTCAACCCAGCGGGGTTTTATCTCCGGAAAGTGCAGGGCCGGCGTTCTTTCTTGCATGAGCGAGAGAACCCGTGGCGGAGTCAATGGCAGTTCGAACACTCCCCTGCCGATAGCTCTGGACACTGCGCAAGCAACGGCCGCCCCAACGTTCAAGATGGGAACTTCGCCTGCGCCTTTCACTCCGAGCGGTCCAATTGAAGGAGCACCTTCGTAAAGATGGATGTCAACAGGCACAACGTCTTGCGCCAAAGGAACGCGAAATGAGTCAAGTCCCGTCTGTCGCACTCTCCCAGTGTCATCGATGCTGATTTCTTCATGCAGTGCGTAGCCGATTCCTTGCACAACGCCGCCTTGAATCTGACCAAAGATGGCACGCGGATTGAGCGCACGACCGACGTCCTGCACGACGGTATAGGACAAGATTTCGACGTGCCCAGTGTCCCTGTCGACCGCGACTTCACAGTCATGCACGGCAAACACCGGGATATCGATAGCATCGATAAAGTGTCCGGACGCACAACCAGGCATGGCTGCGACTCCAGGTTTCGTAAAAGACCCACTGCCGGCAATTGGACCAACGGTTTTGTGAGCGCGCTCCAATACCTTGGTTAGAACGACGCCGGAACCGGGTGCGCCTGCAATTTCAACCCGTCCATCCCGAAGAACCAGGTCATCTACTGAGACTTCGAGCATTTCGGACGCTACCTTTAAAAGCTTTTGCCGCACATCCGCACATGCGGCGACACTTGCTGCGCCAAGGGATACGGTCGTCCGTCCCCCTCCGACCCCTAAGTCGAACCCTGCTGCGTCAGTATCGGCCGCCTTTACAACTACTCTCGACGGGTCGATACCTAGCGCGTTAGCCACGATTTGAGGTAGCGACTGCATTGTTGAACCGGAGCCGATTTCCACTCCGGAGGTAACCAGTGTCGCGCTACCATCCGCGTTCAGGTTGACCGTGGCAGCGGAGGGTCCGACAAAGATGAACCAGGTACCGACTGTTGTGGCGCGACCGTATAGCCTTGTGCCTGCGAGGTGCTGGTTGTCGGGCTTTGCCTCGATGACTGCGGCCATCTTTTCCAGCATCGGCCGCAAAACCTCTCCTTCGAACACCTGTCCTGTGGAGCCAACGTCCTGGTCGCCCAGGACATTGCGGCGACGAAATTCATCAGGCGCCATTCCGATGGCGGCACAGATTTCGTCAGTATGGCGCTCCAGAGCAAACGTGTTGTACACCCCATTGCAGGCGCGAAACGCACCGTTCGGGGGCGTGTTCGTATACACCGC
This window contains:
- a CDS encoding xanthine dehydrogenase family protein molybdopterin-binding subunit; translation: MSDPTGAVMNFRRRDARDKLRGRTRYTIDQQLPRMLQAFILRSEVAFGRITRLDVSLAGKMPGVRGIITNADAPLRHGIGIADEVLFASDYVRFVGEPLAAIAADTLEQAKAAAETIIVEIEELPAAKTMQDALAEGAPLIHPDWADYDILLEGGARGENVAWEAKVVRGDTDAAFARADVRIVETKHRVGRQNHLSFEPRAVVASYEDGRFHIRTSTQVPWTVRNTTAKVLGIPPSDVRVTVPPVGGAFGLKFDCAVEPFAAALARKTGRPVRIANTRQEEMQVCLCRENADILIRSAVTAAGEIVGREAVILMDCGAYGGEQIFLTTMTAHTLGGNYKLGAVKISTRAVYTNTPPNGAFRACNGVYNTFALERHTDEICAAIGMAPDEFRRRNVLGDQDVGSTGQVFEGEVLRPMLEKMAAVIEAKPDNQHLAGTRLYGRATTVGTWFIFVGPSAATVNLNADGSATLVTSGVEIGSGSTMQSLPQIVANALGIDPSRVVVKAADTDAAGFDLGVGGGRTTVSLGAASVAACADVRQKLLKVASEMLEVSVDDLVLRDGRVEIAGAPGSGVVLTKVLERAHKTVGPIAGSGSFTKPGVAAMPGCASGHFIDAIDIPVFAVHDCEVAVDRDTGHVEILSYTVVQDVGRALNPRAIFGQIQGGVVQGIGYALHEEISIDDTGRVRQTGLDSFRVPLAQDVVPVDIHLYEGAPSIGPLGVKGAGEVPILNVGAAVACAVSRAIGRGVFELPLTPPRVLSLMQERTPALHFPEIKPRWVENTVEKGMEA
- a CDS encoding AAA family ATPase; this encodes MTVPLPGDRENEEECSPLSSIDNVKSALRDVGYFAGRRLATAVFLAANLRRPLLLEGAPGVGKTELAKSLAAALGRRLIRLQCYEGLEQRQAAYEWNYSAQLLHARAMEATGGSIADVEKSFYDPRFLLERPLLQTLRAQPPGAVLLIDEVDRADEPFEAFLLEYLGEYQLTIPEFGVVSAAIAPITILTGNRTRDLGDALKRRCLYQWIEFPPYEQEVEIILSRALSVKEGLACQVARFVSLLRARGEDIDFNRLPGVAEAVEWAQSLHLMGIEKLSAAAVSDTSGVLFKDPHDIAALSTNQVETLIRETESTGV